The genome window tagatTCATTTGtcttacaaataattatttgttctaATATTTGTCGGAATGAGTCGGAGTCGAATCCGGATGTCCCGacacaacagaggataaactcaCCACTTGAGCTATCCGATCGTGCTCCTCCGAATGACTTTTGGAGAGCAACCATTTTGATTATTGCCATATATCTGAAGAAAATTAAGAAAGTTCAACAAATTCTGACCATAATTCTTAAGAAAATAGAGTCCGTAAGTTATGACCGGAGAAAATATGGTACAAGTTGGTTGTTTCGGGACTTGTTTGGTTTACATATGGTCAATCAGACAAACACATGACGTGGGCAGTTCTACTTCCCTCGTTTACAGGTAGCAACAGTGCTCCCTCTGTAGGTGCGGTCGCTTTTGCATGtaataataaaagtatatatattattaatatattaatttttgaattttttaaaataaaattttagtatttataattttattcattaaaaaaattgaaaataatatgtagaaatataattttctattcCTCAAATTATGTGTAAAAAAAAAACCGATACTTATTTTAGGACATATAAATTTAGAGAGTAATATCTTCTTTTTGTTGCATATgttcagtgttgtaaaaaacggaaatcggacttaatcggtgaattCACAAAATAAGGAtcaatcggagattaattgcaTTGATTggcgattaatcggggattaattaaaataatcggatatttaattaattcggcgagttacggaacatggattaatcggtgattaaccgtgattaatcaccgatttttagaacagagcATATGTTAAATAATTTCACTTTTATCCTGACCGAAAAAATGAGGCATACCAAACTTCATATATTTGAGTGACTGCAGACCAGACCGACTTCTAGAAGAACACAAGAACTCATTTGCTCCACACAAGataattaatattgttttttactAGATTGTTCATGTCTTATATTTTGgcttttcttatatatatgatatgtaATATGTTAGGGTTTACGgccagtgttacagaaatcgggaatcagaCCTAATCGGTTGAACTACTAATTCAGAGATTAATtgaaaatcggggattaatcggagtgaaaatcggatttattttaatattaaaatattattaaatatttaagttattattataatagctatttagtaactaatatatttactatattcataaactctataattattcatatttaaagtaatatagtattttaattttaataatttatcatatatatttcgattaagaaatatatataaggattaatcggatttcagaAATCGAATCGGTGATCGActttgcaggggattaatcggttaaatcgagGATTTTTAGAACATCGTTTACAGTATtctattatgaaatatattttaaatattattgagtCACTATTAACATGTCTATATCCTCATTTGGTTAAAATTTGAACATTTCCAATTGGACTTTGTTAGACGGATCAAACGGagaatattcaaaaatttgagTAAGTTATCGATTTTGTGACTTAATTAAGctatattagttatatattttttttcatttttcttcaatatcacttttgataattttaataaaaactattaaaatattttaatataaacaatTTGAAGTGCTGCGTAATGATTCCCGTTCTCAAAATTGCTAACAGTTCTGGTATGCGAGTAAAACCTAAAATTATAAACTTAAGGTTCGAAGTTTACAGAAAGTAAAGTCGGCCACCTCTGGTTTGAACTCTAAGTGCTTGTTTGGTTGACATCTAGATATGTGGGGAGTAGAAATTCCTAGGAAGTAATATTTGATGAAACTGTTTGGTTGAGTTCCTTGGAATTTTAAATGCCTACAAAACATAGGAAGTCATTGACCATAGACCCCCCTTGGTAACTTGCACTTCCCATAGGAAGTTAAAAACCATCTATCAATCAAACACAAATTTTAACTTcccatttattataatttccatAGTAATTTCAAACTACATAGGATTTAACTTCCTATTGGTAACCAAACAAGCACTAAATTACAATGCATGAACTAAGGGTATttggttaaaatttaaaaatcttttaatattttgagaTATTTCATCGAGATCCATCCATGCTAGTAAGTTTACATATTCATGAGAAGAAATGTtaacttttaaataaaaaatccaaatttgtgACATGAATTCAAatcaaataattttgaattaaattcaaaaattcttaagtttttaattaatcaaaagttatttataaaatacatatgatattaattataaaatttaaataaattctaaaGTGAAATGATAATATACTCTAATTAAAACCAAATAATAATGAAAGAATTCAACCACTAGTacatatctatatataattaggTTATAAAAATTTGTCGAAATAAGAATGCCTGAGGAtagttattatttatatagttaaTGGCAGCAGAAGAATctaagatttttatttaatgttaTGAAATAAAAAGTTTTATGTCATGTAAAATCAAACATAAATTAACAAATCATgtttaaaatacaatttttaataaaaatctatatatatgtacatggtAATCACAAGAAATTTGACATAAATTTAGAACACATATTACTCTGACTTGATTTTGTCCTTTAGATTAAACTAGCAGATTTTGCTTGAAGTTTCTAATAGTTCAACCTCAACTACAGTAGAGAAGGAAGTACTGCATATCACTCTCAGCTACAGTGAaaagatgaaaaagaaaaaaaataaaatggattCAACTTAAAGAAAATCATCATAAACCAACCAAATAATACTGAAACTTGAAACCTTTAAGGTCTGAACCTTTGGTTTCAAAGCAGAACATTATTATTTCATATGCAAACTATATTGATCAAAATGTTAAAACTGAAATAATCAATAGATCCAAGAGCTTGTTTCCCATGCAAAGCTCTACTTACAAAATTCCATAATCCAAATATTAAAAGCATGGCACAGCTTGTTGAATCGTTTAAATCCTGCACGTTTAGCTAAGGCCTCAAACTCTTCTTCAGTCCTCTCTCTTCCACCAGGAATACTTGCCAGCATAATGGCGTCGACATGAAGGACGGTCTTAGTAATGAGTGAAGTTTCAGGTTGCTCCGCAAGAATGGACTCTGCTACAACTACCTTTCCACCATCCACGAGTGCTTCATAACAGTTTATCAACAGCCTCAAACACTGATCATCGTTCCAATTATGACATATCCACTACAAAGATCGCAGtcacaaataatcacataattaaacagaaaaatttacataattaattagcttattttttttctaaatttttaagaTTGAATATACATAACCAACCTTCAAGAATATGGCATCTCCCTTGGGCACACTAATAAACATGTCCCCTCCAACATGTTCCACACCTACACATGCACAGTGAACTCAATAGAAATGTACTCTATGAGTAGGATgcactatatatattttaaacttttttttagtaattttatgCAAATTTTGTTACCATTATTATTAGACGAGTTAGCATCTTTAACAACGTGGGGGAGATCGAAGTTGATCCCTTTAATAGTAGGATACTTGGAAATGATTGCATCAAGTGAAGCCCCAGTACCACCACCGACGTCTACTATTGACGTGAGACCTTCAAAACCAGTGTAATTTTGAAGGATCTTATTCATGATAATGGTAGAATGATCTTTCATAGCTTGGTTAAAGACCATGTTGAAGCGAGGGTCTGTGCCACTATAATCGTATATGTTCATTCCAAAGGCCTTGTTAAATGGAAGTCCTCCACCAAGAACTGCATCTTTCAAGTGGTACCTataatagataaataaagacTAATAAACATGTTAAATCCGTGACATTGCAAGAGTTTTTGATTTGGATTGAAGAGGAGTGAATACATTACCAGCTCTCCATCAAAATCTTATCATTGGTCAAGAGTGAAAGAGGTGCCAGAGAGACACCATCTTCATTTCttgtaaaatatttgcaaacgGGCATTAAGCCGTAGGTCTTCACTAGAAGACCATTAGGTAGCTCAATAACCTTACATTTGAGAACCAAGTAGCTAGCTAGGACTCTGAGCATGCGGTGGAGCATAAGTGGTGCATCCGGGTTCGACGTGGGCAGTATAGATGCTAAGTCACTTGGAGTAACATAGGCACCCGGACCAACTTTTGCAATGGTATCGAAAATGTCAAGCTCAATAGCTGCTTTCAATACCATGGGAAGTACCGAAGCAGTTGCTAGTTGTATTGCAAACAAGCaagtttcttcttcttcttcaaatgaACTAGTGCTATTGATATGAGCCATTGAATTCATAGAAAAGTTGTGATTGAAgtgtataatttataagtagTGTGCGCCCGATTATTGATGAGATAAGTGGTGCTGCACTTTCTTTCTTGGACAAGCACAAGCACGGTAAGCTAGgtattaattttatgttttaataatataatgattttGAGTTGAGGGATTGATATTCCAATTTTTGTACAAGAAACAAGAATATAAACTCTATATATTTAACTCATGCAATTGCCCTCTTAAAGAGACTAGCTAGATCATTTCTTCGATCTATTTATGGGTGTGATCTTTAGTATTGAATATGagaattgataaaaataattacgTTGcactattaattttatatatttaaaagattatgtttacttcttttcttttttttgaatcaATAGTAtgtttatttcttaaaatttgcATGTGATCCCTGCgctttcaattttatatttttccaaCAACAACAAATTGGTAGTTTAATTATTGTGTAGTCCAACAAACAAGCTTCTTCTGCTTTTTGTGGTAGTTGCTTATATATGACTTTTGATCGAGTTCGTTGGTGTTTTTCTTCTGTAAAGAGCACACCGATTTAAATTGCACTTCTTCAAAAGTTAAACAATAATATCTTCTCTGAAATCTTAGCTGTAGATGGATGGAGAGCATCAATTACTCTGAGGCCTCAGTTTTTTATTTTCACTACACATTTTATTCAGTTGTTAGATAACGGAATTGCTAATATCTTTACATCACTCAACGAGGAGCATGATATGACTCCAATTTCTCTAGTAGTGTTAAATCAATAATATCTTTATATCACTTAAACCGGCCAGGAGCTTGTCACTCAAATCAAGTTCTACTTGCAAAGTTCCATAATCCAAATATCCAAAGCACTGAAGACCTTGTTGAAGCGTTTAAATCCTGCACTTTTAGCTAAGGCCTTGAACTCTTTTTCGGACCTTTCTCTTCCGCCAGGAATATATTATGCCAACATAATAGCATCAAAATGAATGGCGGTCTTAGTTGCATTTTCATTTTGAGAATACTCCGGGAGGATGGAGTCTGCTATGACTATTTTTCCGTTCTCAGCGACTGCTTGGTGACAATTCTTCAAGAGCTTCAAGCAGCGTTCGTCGCTCCAGTACTCATGACATATCCACTACAAAGATTAGAACTCATAAATTCATGATTTcctaaacaaatatattaagtACTATATGAATTAtgtaactatcagaattgattTATGTACACATTTTCTTGTTGACCTTCAAGAATATGGCATCTCCTTTGGGCACGCTAGCAAACATGTCCCCTCTGACGTGTTCCATTTCATCACAATTGGTAGTATTTCTGATTTGTGCCATTTTATCCATGGGACAATTGTGATTCAGAGGTAATCTTTAATGATGAAGATGGTTTTTGGTAGACCAAACTTGGTGTTTATGATTTGGTTAACCAAAAATATTAGGTATTCTTGTTTTGTTCCTATTTTTGTGCTTTATAGGTGCTTGATATCTTTTTCAATCAATTGTAAATGAAACATAAGGGTTTTATAAATGTTTGGTAATGTTCCGTAACTTGTATTATTTGCGCCAGTATgtccaaacaaaaaaaaagtgacACTGCTAAGAATTATAGAACCTTTACTTATTTCTGAGAAAAGTATAATTCTTTGTTAAGATAAGGAGCCAGTGTCAAAGGATCTGgtcatattaatattagtatcatataaatataatcttgtACAAAAGTTCAGTGACcttcatagtttgtattatatgCCGCCGATCTCCAAATAGACATGCATCAATTAAGGGGGAGaattttatatacaattataaaaatcatcaaattaataaaaatttaatcggaaattatttatattatataaatcaaaaatgaatttggagttttgaaaatttattattgaaacttctttatcaatataactaaaaaaatcaaattaccaAAACAGTCAtggaaataaattaatatatagaaatttttttatcagaatatatattttacaataatgAATGTCTTAAGAATTTATAAAGCCAACACAACAACAATTAATCTATGTATCATCGAAATTATAAGGCAAACTAatattgttataaaatattaatgtaaaagaaatactaaatatttGTATAGATATAATATTGacaagatattaatatttataaagttgaatgattaaaaattgataagaatattaatcagaataaaattaataaattaatgcaAATCATCTCATATAAACTTTTCTTATAACTACCAACCTAGAGTGCAAACGTTTATAAATATTTGGTTTTTCAGTTTGTTTTCTGGTGAGATTTTAAATGTGACTCTCTTCACCAACTTTATAAGTTCAACTCCTTTTTATCATTTCTTCGTGAGTGTGTTGGGTGTTCCCAAGTTCACACACTGGGGGCGAACTCAGACATTCTGGCCCCTGACTAGTCTAAAATTTCTGGAAATtacatcaaatattaatattttaaaggtACTATATACTtctgtaatatataattttatgtaaatatattgtatttttatcagtaaaattggaattaaaaattatatataattcaatgATTAGACAAATtaacatttttcatattttgtaaagaaaattaatattttttaggtACGGTCCTACTATATTGATAAATTGatacaatttaaatatttagtgACAAAAGAATTtagtttgaaaaataattttagtctTATAAAGTtatgaaaatgaattttaaaattttaatcaacccgacaattagataaaataaattaatccgAAACACCTAACAAAATAAACTAGTAGTCTCTCTGTGTTAATATTgtctattataaataaaaaccagacaagaaacacaacaacaaaatataataacaaaacttCAATACTTTCAGCTAAAGTTCAATAGGTTAGgtcttgaaaaaaattcaatagaTTTGCATAAATGGTGAGTAGTCATATTTTACATTTACAACAGAGCAAAAAATCAATTTGCCTAAACTGAAAAAGACAAAGAAATGGTCTGCAGAAACCTCCTTTTATATACTGCAAACACAGCAAATTAATTAGTTATAAGCCTTAACATATCTTCTTCCAATGGATTATACAAAATATGATTCATACAAAGATGAAGAAGCTTGCATGTTAGCAATGCAACTAGCAACTGCTTCAATACTGCCCATGGTTCTGAAAGCAACCATTGAGCTTGACCTTTTGGAGATCATAGCCAAATCTGGCTCAGAGGCCTATGTCACTCCTACTGAGCTAGCCTCCATGCTGCCAACTTCAAATCCCGATGCACCGGTTATGCTGGACCGGATCCTTCGAGTCCTGGTTTGCCACTCGGTCCTTAAATGTAAGCTTAATGAGCTAGCCAATGGTCAAGTTGAGCGGGCTTATGGCTTGGCGCCAGTGTGCAAGTATTTGACAAGAAATGAAGATGGTGTGTCGATGGCACCTCTTTCACTCATGTTCCAGGATAAGGTTTTCATTGAGAGCTGGTAATGTATCCTCTCCCCTTCTCTGGTCTCACGGGGATCGAACCCTTAACCACAAATTTTTATCAGAAAaactgaaattaaaaattatatataattcggTGATTAGACAAATtaacatttttcatattttgtaaagaaaattaatattttttaggtACAGTCCTAGTATATTGATAAATTGatacaatttaaatttttagtgacaaAAGAATTtagtttgaaaaataattttagtcttgtaaaattatgaaaatgaattttaaaatattttttatcaacccgacaattaaataaaataaaatattaatccgAAACACCTAACAATATAAACTAGTAGTCTCTCTGTATAAATATTGTCCATAGACACCACACAAGAGACACaacaagaaaatataataacaaaacttCAATACTTTTAGCTAAAGTTCAATAGGTTAGGTCTTGAAAAAATTCAATGAGTAGTCATATTTTACATTTACTAACAGAGCAAAAAATCAATTTGCCTAAACTGAAAAAGACAAAGAAATGGTCTGTAGAAACCTCCTTTTATATACTGCAAACACAGCAAATTAGTTAGTTATAAGCCTTAACATATCTTCTTCCAATGGATTATACAAAATATGATTCATACAAAGATGAAGAAGCTTGCATGTCAGCAATGCAACTAGCAACTGCTTCAATACTGCCCATGGTTCTGAAAGCAACCATTGAGCTTGACCTTTTGGAGATCATAGCCAAATCTGGCTCAGAGGCCTATGTCACTCCTACTGAACTAGCCTCCATGCTGCCAACTTCAAATCCCGATGCACCGGCTATGCTGGACCGAATCCTTCGAGTCCTGGCTTGCCACTCGGTCCTTAAATGTAAGCTTAATGAGGTAGCCAATGGTCAAGTTGAGCGGGCTTATGGCTTGGCGCCAGTGTGCAAGTATTTGACAAGAAATGAAGATGGTGTGTCGATGGCACCTCTCTCGCTCATGTTCCAGGATAAGGTTTTCATTGAGAGCTGGTAATGTATCCTCTCCTCTTCTTTCGTCTCACAGGGATCGAAACCCCATCCGCATTTTCAGTTAAAAATTTGGCAACCTTCGTTAATCCATATGCCCGCTCTACTTGACCATTGGTTAGCTCGTTAAGCTTACATTTAAGAACAGAGTAGCTAGCCAGGACTCGGAGGATGCGGTCGAGCATAACCGGTGCATACTGACTAGAAGTAGGCAACCTGGAGGCTATCTCATTAGGAGTGACATAGGCGCCCGGGCCAGCGGTAGCTATGATCTCCAAAAAGGTCAAGCTCAATGGCAGCTCTGAGGACCATAGGTAGTATTGATGCTGTTGCTAGTTGCATTGCCAACATGCATGCTTCTTCATCTCCCGGTGAAGTGTTTTTGATTTGTGCCATATCCATATATAGGACAAATGTGATTGAgtggtaatctttaattatgtGTGCGCGCTTTTTGATGAAACCAGAATAGATATACAAAATAATGCAAGGGAAAAGCAAATTGTATTTCTGAACTTCGTGACTTACAGAATGAAAAACTACTGCTATTTCTAGACGTTGAACATGCAACTTGAACTCCTGGGAAATAGCCACTCTACCACTTGACCGACTAACCCACCTAACAAACTTAAATACTCATTTGACTAAGTCATAACCCCTACAGATCATGAAGCTGActattattcaaatataataaacatgCTACGATTAAATTCCAACATGCTCCCCCTAATCTAAGCATGTTTCTGCAGATTCTGAATTCCAAGCAAAGCTCTCATCTGCTCGAACTTCACTGTCGCCATAGCTTTCGTAAGAACATCTGCACGCTGCTCATTCGAACTCACATACTTGATACTTGACTTCAATTTCCCCACGTCCAACGCACTCACGAATAAAGTGGTATCGAATGTCGATATGCTTACTTCTACCGTGAAAAACCGGATTCTTTGCGAGGTCGATAGCTGATTTATTATCCACATAGATGATCACTGGACCGTGTGTCACCCCTGTTATCTGAATCAACAAATTTCTTAACCAAACCGCTTGACAGGCAGCAGCAGTAGCTGCCATGAACTCAGCTTCGCAGGAAGAAAGAGCCACGCATCGCTGCTTTTGAGAAACCCAAGTAATCAGATTATCATTCAAATAAAACGCCATTGCTCCGGTGCTCCTCCTATCCTCGGTGTTCCCAGCAAGATCGCTATCCGAGTACCCCTCCAACAAATGATTACCTGTTCCTTTTGAATAAATCAAGCCATAGTTTGTAGTCCCTTTAATGTAACGCAAAATACGCTTCACTGCTGCTTGATGAAGAACCGTGGGTCGCTCCATATACCTACTTACAATTCCAACTGCATACGCTATATCCGGGCGTGTATGAACCAAGTAACGTAACCCACCCACGATACTCTTGAATTGAGTGGCATCTACGGCTTTTCCCTTTTCGTCCTTGTCCAGCTGAATTGAAGTTTCCATTGGGTATTTTGCTGACCTGCACTCTGCCATCCCAGCTCGAACTAACAACTTCTTCGCATAAGACTCCTGTTTGACTTCAATGTATCCCAACTGTTGACTGACCTCCATTCCTAAATAATGAGATAGTTTGCCAAGATCCGTCATGTCAAATTCCTCCCCCATTTgccttttaaatttttgaatattggAGATATTTGTACCCGTAACCAGAAGGTCATCGACATACACACCTATAATCAGTACCTCTGGCCCTTCCTTTTTCGTGTATACTGCCTGCTCATAAGGGCATTTGCTAAAACCAAGACTTTCTAAGTATCTATTGAGACGAGCGTACCAGGCCCGTGGTGCCTAATGAAGACCATACAAAGCTTTCAATAGCTTGTAGACAAGATGCTCTTTGTTTCTTACTTCAAAACCAGGTGGCTGAGATACAAACACCGTTTCTTGCAATTCACCATTTAAAAAGGCTGATTTAACATCTAAATGGTGAATTTCCCATCCATTTCGAGCTGCCAATGCCAGTAAAAGACGTACTGTTTCAAGCCTGGTAACAGGTGCAAACACCTCCTCATAATCTACACCTTGTTTTTGAACGTACCCCTTTGCCACGAGACGTGCTTTATACTTGATAATATTCCCGCTGGTGTCTCGTTTCAATTTAAAAACCCATTTCAGACCAACTGGCCTGTGTCCAGGCGGGAGCTCCACTAAGTTCCATGTATTGTTTCGTTCGATGGACTCGATTTCAGATTTCATAGCTTGTGTCCATGCTGGATCTGCAAGTGCGTGCTTGTAATTTGTTGGCTCTTCTACCCCCAACAACAGCATATCATCATCAAGAAACACTTCCTCACTTTCATTATACACTTCATCAATAGAACGAAATTTTCGCGGGGCACTTTCATCACTGGTGACATCTGCAGTGTCTTGTCTATCTGTTCTTGCTCTTTCAACTGTCGAGGAAACTGCTGGAGTCTGTACCTCAACATTCTCCATACTTTGTGGTGGATTGAGTTCATCCCCATCTGCGGTGTTACCAGTGTCATATCTTGTCTGAGAATCAACAACTTTGAACATATTTGCAGGCCCATTTGACTCTTTGGTCCCCTGGTTACTCCAGTCCCAAGCTCTCCCTTCTTCAAAAACTACATCACGGCTGACATGTATTGTGCCTTGAGTAGGATCAAGCAACCGATAGGCCTTGGTCCCTGCTTCCCTGCCAAGATTCACAACCAATTTGCTTCTATTGTCCAACTTCGTTGTATGCACACTTGGCACTTTCATGTGTGCCACACAACCAAACACTCGAATATGTGCAACATTCGGCTTGTCACCATTCCAGGCTTCATACGGAGTCACATTAGACAGAGATCTTGTTGGCAACCTGTTTAATATATACACCGAATGGCGTACAGCTTCACCCCAAAGGTTTGAAGGCAAATTCATCTCCTTTAGAAAGCTACGAGCCATGGCAACTACAGTACGATTTCATCGCTCAACAACCCCATTTTGTTGAGGGGTGTATGGAGCGGTGAAATGTCGTGTGATGCCTTCCTCATTACAAAACTCAATAAAAAGTTTAGACATGAATTCACCTCCCCTATCAGTTCGGAAAATCTTGATTGTTTCTCCTGATTCTTTTTCAACAAGCCTTGTAAATTTCTTAAAAGCCTCAAATGTCTCATCTTTGCCTTTTAACATATATATCCACATAACTCGACTAAAGTCATCAACCAAGAGTAGGAAGTACCTATTTCCTCCAGCAGTTGGTGGTGAAATTGGTCCGCAAAGATCACCATGAATGAGCTCAAGTTTTTTCTTTGCACGAAAATCA of Daucus carota subsp. sativus chromosome 3, DH1 v3.0, whole genome shotgun sequence contains these proteins:
- the LOC108213212 gene encoding caffeic acid 3-O-methyltransferase-like, encoding MNSMAHINSTSSFEEEEETCLFAIQLATASVLPMVLKAAIELDIFDTIAKVGPGAYVTPSDLASILPTSNPDAPLMLHRMLRVLASYLVLKCKVIELPNGLLVKTYGLMPVCKYFTRNEDGVSLAPLSLLTNDKILMESWYHLKDAVLGGGLPFNKAFGMNIYDYSGTDPRFNMVFNQAMKDHSTIIMNKILQNYTGFEGLTSIVDVGGGTGASLDAIISKYPTIKGINFDLPHVVKDANSSNNNGVEHVGGDMFISVPKGDAIFLKWICHNWNDDQCLRLLINCYEALVDGGKVVVAESILAEQPETSLITKTVLHVDAIMLASIPGGRERTEEEFEALAKRAGFKRFNKLCHAFNIWIMEFCK